In the genome of Drosophila subpulchrella strain 33 F10 #4 breed RU33 chromosome 2L, RU_Dsub_v1.1 Primary Assembly, whole genome shotgun sequence, one region contains:
- the LOC119546323 gene encoding uncharacterized protein LOC119546323 yields MVEVYAKCRDLFSTESLPMWWVNDTPAVYKADVQAMTVADCHRLKRELANEVAEEDEELELDNIGLGRMVALFLACGAILMLSILLCGMKRQSTRSVAATKVEATKVEPQEDPPGLSSKKKKNRTAHCKSWMRRSCRRFFLHNESQIRQSKANAEREVAIQNERTRQNIAMWTSARERDAQKKREKLQRSMEKASRKKRMAQ; encoded by the coding sequence ATGGTCGAAGTATACGCCAAATGTCGGGATCTCTTCAGCACGGAATCGTTGCCCATGTGGTGGGTGAACGATACCCCTGCTGTATATAAGGCGGATGTTCAGGCCATGACCGTTGCAGACTGCCATCGGCTGAAAAGGGAATTGGCCAACGAAGTGGCCGAAGAGGATGAGGAGCTAGAGCTGGATAATATTGGCCTGGGAAGAATGGTGGCCCTCTTCCTGGCCTGCGGAGCAATCCTAATGCTCTCCATTCTGTTGTGTGGAATGAAGCGCCAAAGCACAAGATCTGTTGCGGCAACCAAGGTCGAGGCCACCAAGGTCGAACCACAAGAAGATCCACCTGGTTTAAGctctaaaaaaaagaaaaataggACCGCTCACTGCAAAAGCTGGATGCGCCGCAGCTGTCGACGCTTCTTCCTGCACAACGAATCCCAAATAAGGCAGTCCAAGGCCAATGCTGAAAGGGAGGTGGCCATCCAAAATGAACGCACCCGGCAAAATATCGCAATGTGGACAAGCGCTCGGGAGCGGGATGCCCAAAAGAAAAGGGAAAAGCTTCAACGAAGTATGGAAAAGGCCTCGAGAAAGAAACGAATGGCACAATAA
- the LOC119547627 gene encoding plasmanylethanolamine desaturase, producing the protein MTGKSDKDILANSMYEDDPNGNSAPATTEDQETAMPEELKVTGASTTGSNAAAITSTSPRWGPQNKGAQELASLYSPGKRAQEIICVYTCIGLMIINLALIVRHLRLERISVAFLSALCGIITADFASGLVHWAADTWGSVDLPMIGKNFLRPFREHHLDPTSITRHDFIETNGDNFMVGIPILGYLAHYFYIRSPSEIQQHFGWIAYVFLCSIFVAMTNQIHKWSHTYWGLPRWVLLLQSCHIILPRKHHRIHHVAPHETYFCITTGWLNWPLERIRFWSTFEIIIEHLTGLKPRDDDLRWAKKLT; encoded by the exons ATGACAGGCAAGAGCGATAAGGATATTTTGGCCAACTCCATGTACGAGGATGACCCCAATGGCAACTCAGCGCCCGCCACCACAGAGGATCAGGAAACGGCCATGCCGGAGGAGCTAAAGGTCACTGGTGCCTCAACAACAGGGAGCAACGCTGCGGCAATAACTTCCACTTCTCCGCGCTGGGGACCCCAGAATAAGGGTGCCCAGGAACTGGCCTCGCTGTACAGTCCAG GAAAGCGTGCCCAGGAAATCATTTGCGTCTACACATGTATTGGCCTTATGATTATCAATCTGGCCCTAATTGTTAGGCACCTGCGTTTGGAGCGGATAAGTGTGGCCTTTCTGTCGGCCCTATGTGGCATTATAACGGCTGACTTTGCTTCTGGATTGGTGCACTGGGCGGCAGATACATGGGGATCTGTGGATTTGCCCATGATTGGCAAG aaCTTTCTGCGACCATTTCGAGAGCATCATCTAGATCCCACTTCCATAACGCGTCATGATTTCATTGAAACAAATGGCGACAACTTTATGGTGGGCATACCAATCCTGGGCTATTTGGCTCACTATTTCTACATCCGGTCGCCGAGTGAGATACAGCAGCACTTTGGCTGGATAGCCTATGTTTTTCTTTGCTCCATATTTGTGGCCATGACCAATCAG ATACACAAATGGTCGCACACCTACTGGGGACTGCCCAGATGGGTCCTGTTACTCCAGAGCTGTCATATTATCCTTCCACGCAAGCATCATCGCATCCACCATGTGGCCCCGCATGAGACGTACTTTTGCATCACCACCGGATGGCTAAATTGGCCTCTGGAACGCATAAG ATTCTGGTCCACATTCGAGATTATTATCGAGCATTTGACTGGTCTCAAGCCCCGCGATGATGACCTGAGGTGGGCCAAGAAACTCACATAG
- the LOC119547629 gene encoding 28S ribosomal protein S18b, mitochondrial, with product MLPIARGIYSGLANITRNSRAALHTASALRCKAEAAGEEKDATESTEGDGEDNSSGSASDPKDRSKLIPVETSIRYLKSAAYKQTYGEDFVWTQYRRNHKGMYAPRKTRKQCIRQNRITTGNPCPICRDEYLVLDYRNTELLEQFISPYSGDVLSYSKTGLCQKSHLRLQVAVQQARDSGYLTYDVPFREYDYNEYYGQGHKQKA from the exons atgttgcCCATCGCACGTGGAATTTACAGTGGACTGGCCAACATAACCCGGAACAGCCGGGCAGCTCTTCACACGGCCAgtgcactgcgttgcaaggcGGAGGCCGCGGGCGAGGAAAAGGATGCCACGGAATCCACGGAGGGCGATGGCGAGGACAACTCCAGTGGTTCCGCCTCAGATCCAAAGGATCGCAGCAAGCTTATCCCCGTGGAGACGTCGATCCGGTACTTGAAGAGCGCTGCCTATAAGCAAACCTACGGCGAGGACTTTGTGTGGACGCAGTATCG GCGCAACCACAAGGGCATGTATGCTCCTCGCAAAACCCGCAAGCAGTGCATCCGCCAGAACAGGATCACCACGGGAAATCCTTGTCCCATTTGCCGCGACGAGTACCTGGTGCTGGACTACCGCAACACAGAACTCCTGGAGCAGTTCATCTCGCCCTACAGCGGAGATGTCCTCAGCTACTCGAAGACGGGCCTGTGCCAGAAGAGCCATTTGCGACTTCAGGTTGCCGTGCAGCAGGCACGCGATTCCGGATATCTAACATACGATGTACCATTCAGGGAGTACGATTACAACGAGTACTACGGCCAGGGACATAAGCAAAAAGCTTAG
- the LOC119547628 gene encoding fibrinogen-like protein A — translation MKSCILVLTLSCLFLEETTHVLAQSVKKLQKKTKDIKKQDPAEECMALRNEANELETSNKALQNEIFKCKLRDRCPNKGPDGIYKITLGGKNTARTAITFEASCKRCGWMIFQRRSDASENFNRDWKHYKAGFGNIKRDFFIGLEKLHLITKAHHCQVLIELRDKKGHRRYAHYDQIEIGSEKESYVLKVVGSYSGTAGDSLKYHENAKFSTYDRDNDLHTENCAKHHHGGWWFKNVLQVR, via the exons ATGAAATCGTGCATTCTGGTGCTGACTCTGTCCTGCCTGTTTTTGGAGGAGACAACCCATGTTCTTGCGCAATCTGTCAAAAAGTTGCAGAAGAAAACAAAGGATATTAAAAAACAGGATCCCGCAGAGGAATGTATGGCACTAAGAAACGAAGCAAACGAATTGGAAACCTCTAACAAGGCTTTGCAGAACGAAATTTTCAAATGTAAACTAAGAGACAGATGTCCTAACAAAGGTCCAGATGGCATTTACAAAATTACGCTCGGTGGGAAGAACACAGCAAGAACAGCAATTACTTTCGAAGCTTCCTGCAAAAGGTGCGGTTGGATGATATTTCAGCGGCGTTCTGATGCCTCTGAAAACTTCAATCGTGACTGGAAGCATTATAAAGCAGGATTTGGAAACATCAAACGAGATTTTTTTATTGGTCTCGAAAAACTGCATCTAATCACGAAGGCACACCATTGCCAAGTGTTAATTGAGCTTCGGGATAAGAAGGGACACCGACGCTACGCTCATTACGATCAGATAGAGATTGGAAGTGAGAAGGAGTCCTATGTCCTAAAGGTGGTTGGAAGTTATTCGGGCACAGCAGGTGATTCTCTCAAATATCATGAGAACGCTAAGTTTAGCACATACGACCGTGATAACGACTTACATACTGAGAACTGTGCAAAACATCATCATGGTGGTTGGTGGTTTAAAAATGTGCTACAAG TTCGCTGA
- the LOC119547529 gene encoding angiopoietin-related protein 6-like gives MKSCIFVMFVMYLLFVADGLKRSDGRKREKRASNIVVPCSAVQKKIPHLVSTNKALRSKLLKCKQKVWCPREGPDGIYKITIGRKKSTKVIEASCKSCGWMVIQRRLDGHVDFNKSWTEYKDGFGLIMKGEYFIGLENLHIITETKQYELFITLRDGNDNGGHARYDNFKIGNEKEEFELKSLGKYSGTAGDSLRSHEKMKFTTFDRDNDLSDSNCGIPYYSGWWYHNCATSNLNAKWYKGGIKNGHGFGISWDNMTAVDGSFSKKTLVFVEMIIKPKSCKIIEN, from the exons ATGAAGTCCTGTATTTTTGTGATGTTTGTAATGTATTTACTTTTCGTTGCAGACGGTCTGAAACGGTCAGACGGTCGGAAAAGGGAAAAACGGGCTTCCAACATAGTGGTGCCTTGCAGTGCCGTGCAAAAGAAAATACCTCATTTAGTGTCCACGAACAAGGCCTTGCGGAGCAAGCTTTTGAAGTGCAAACAAAAAGTCTGGTGTCCTCGCGAAGGTCCAGATGGCATTTACAAAATCACGATTGGGCGAAAGAAAAGTACGAAAGTGATAGAAGCTTCTTGTAAATCGTGTGGTTGGATGGTAATTCAGAGGCGTCTTGACGGCCATGTAGATTTTAACAAAAGCTGGACGGAGTACAAAGATGGATTTGGCCTAATAATGAAAGGAGAATATTTTATCGGGCTcgaaaatttgcatattatTACGGAAACAAAACAATATGAACTTTTCATTACGCTTCGGGATGGAAATGACAATGGTGGCCACGCTAGAtatgataattttaaaattggaaatgAAAAGGAGGAATTTGAGCTAAAATCTTTAGGAAAATATTCTGGCACAGCGGGTGACTCCCTGAGATCGCATGAGAAAATGAAGTTTACCACCTTTGACAGAGATAATGACCTTTCTGACAGTAACTGCGGAATCCCCTATTACAGTGGTTGGTGGTATCACAATTGTGCCACAAG TAACCTCAATGCAAAATGGTATAAAGGCGGAATAAAAAACGGACATGGTTTTGGAATTAGTTGGGATAATATGACAGCTGTTGATGGATCCTTTTCTAAAAAAACACTTGTCTTTGTTGAAATGATCATCAAACCAAAATCGTGcaaaataatagaaaattaa
- the LOC119547527 gene encoding protein nessun dorma, translating into MEVFTFEKSYLERLKEAEAVLSWEGAVMPASQVRSEWKSYVELKIEPAGWQAIWKIPRVICEDLKLRYPTIVYGYVEQVIFDELKAVFVVTAVQDNDVHLPESNEVSLVELWPTVQQENSALNVDTTAECIDRLRFFYTHVWMPWDKDYDDDRDWVQQHLEARIQLVCDLSKNRLPRPLALHMRTLLTEASYIQQRLDYLELDLSDAESDDEAVELNDNGAEPARKQSKTGNANSSLNVSSLPVTDLMCLHLRMAIIRSEFEILENPEMRRAYSELQSNSLKRIRSSSGRTRQMDDLLAERNPISHVVTVPGKLQQQLDLLKLAQMQVKPEAQVQLSNTLQDVLGICQSNDHILLSPGEHTIKFLEHLNDSGSMSGLIQPEAILTPAADLSQLPVVCSSDEDSTLLVIDGDYTLSQLVLDCRHVRRGILLRNGTLTMRGCRLLGDGSSSTQEGIVCMPGASVELKSCIIENFAVGVSMRPRSCAELGIVQFKNCKTGLELLEKTASVNLQGSKCSFDSCTLGIMADGLAMGEGSTEKTVILNKFNELQRYNEDNLLGNCTFNNCTRNIRIFKEADHLLAQRSYQRLLQEELGGENKENIQMA; encoded by the exons ATGGAAGTGTTTACCTTCGAGAAATCGTATTTGGAGCGCCTGAAAGAAGCGGAGGCGGTGCTTTCCTGGGAGGGGGCCGTAATGCCCGCCTCCCAGGTTCGATCCGAGTGGAAATCCTACGTAGAACTGAAGATCGAGCCTGCCG GTTGGCAGGCGATTTGGAAAATACCGCGCGTTATTTGCGAGGATCTTAAACTACGCTATCCCACCATTGTGTACGGCTACGTGGAGCAGGTGATCTTCGATGAGCTGAAGGCGGTCTTTGTGGTCACCGCCGTGCAGGACAACGATGTCCACCTGCCGGAGAGCAACGAGGTGTCCCTGGTGGAGCTGTGGCCCACGGTGCAGCAGGAGAACTCGGCCCTGAATGTGGATACCACGGCGGAGTGCATTGATCGGTTGAGGTTTTTCTATACGCACGTTTGGATGCCCTGGGACAAGGATTACGACGATGATCGCGACTGGGTGCAGCAGCATCTGGAGGCTCGCATCCAGTTGGTCTGCGATCTTAGCAAGAATCGGCTACCTCGTCCGCTGGCGCTGCACATGCGCACCCTGCTCACCGAAGCCAGTTACATCCAGCAGCGCTTGGACTACCTAGAACTCGATCTCAGCGATGCCGAGAGCGACGACGAAGCCGTCGAACTCAATGACAATGGAGCGGAGCCGGCCAGAAAACAATCGAAAACAGGCAATGCCAATAGCAGCCTTAATGTGTCCAGTTTACCGGTAACGGACCTGATGTGCCTGCACCTTCGCATGGCCATCATAAGGAGCGAGTTCGAGATTCTGGAAAATCCTGAGATGAGGCGGGCCTACAGTGAGTTGCAATCGAACAGCTTGAAGAGGATTCGCAGCTCATCAGGAAGAACCAGACAAATGGACGATCTCTTGGCGGAACGGAATCCCATTAGCCATGTGGTCACGGTGCCAGGaaaactgcagcagcagctggaTCTGCTGAAGCTGGCCCAGATGCAGGTCAAGCCGGAAGCGCAGGTGCAGTTGTCCAATACGCTGCAAGATGTTTTAGGCATCTGCCAGAGCAACGATCATATACTCCTCTCACCCGGTGAGCACACCATCAAGTTTTTGGAACATCTCAACGACAGCGGCAGCATGAGTGGCCTGATCCAACCGGAGGCTATACTAACTCCGGCTGCAGATCTTTCCCAGCTGCCTGTGGTGTGTTCCAGCGATGAGGATAGCACTCTGCTGGTCATTGATGGTGACTATACACTGTCACAACTTGTATTGGATTGCCGCCACGTCCGCCGGGGCATTCTGTTGCGCAATGGCACCTTGACGATGCGAGGCTGTCGCCTTTTGGGCGATGGCAGCTCCAGCACTCAGGAGGGAATCGTCTGTATGCCTGGCGCCAGTGTAGAGCTCAAAAGTTGCATAATTGAGAACTTTGCTGTGGGAGTTTCAATGCGACCAAGATCTTGCGCTGAGTTAGGAATCGTGCAATTCAAAAACTGCAAAACAGGACTGGAGTTGCTGGAGAAGACGGCTTCGGTAAATCTACAGGGAAGCAAGTGCAGCTTCGACAGCTGTACTCTCGGAATCATGGCTGATGGCCTAGCCATGGGAGAGGGAAGTACAGAAAAGACCGTGATATTAAACAAGTTCAACGAACTGCAGCG CTATAACGAGGACAACTTGCTGGGTAACTGCACCTTCAACAATTGCACGAGAAATATCCGCATTTTCAAGGAGGCCGACCATCTGCTGGCCCAGCGCTCGTATCAACGACTCCTGCAAGAGGAACTCGGGGGTGAAAACAAGGAGAACATTCAAATGGCCTAG
- the LOC119547530 gene encoding transcription initiation factor TFIID subunit 13: MFNVLIQCGVFRVNTIINKNWRKMASNSMPEENFEGGDFNFDDDAEDDQFVATNSGRKRLFSKELRCMMFGFGDDKNPYTETVDLLEDLVIEYIAETTHRAMEIGRTGRVQVEDIIFLVRKDPRKYARVKDLLTMNEELKKARKAFDEIKYVGTEGKLK; encoded by the exons ATGTTCAATGTACTCATTCAGTGCGGTGTTTTTCGTGTAAACACAATAATTAACAAAAACTGGAGAAAAATGGCCTCAAACAGCATGCCAGAAGAGAATTTTGAAGGCGGGGAT TTCAACTTCGATGACGATGCGGAGGATGACCAATTTGTGGCCACTAATTCAGGACGAAAGCGTCTTTTTAGCAAGGAGCTGCGCTGCATGATGTTCGGCTTTGGCGACGACAAGAATCCGTACACGGAAACCGTAGATCTGCTGGAAGATCTGGTCATCGAATATATAGCCGAGACCACCCACCGGGCAATGGAAATTGGTCGGACGGGTCGCGTTCAGGTGGAGGACATTATATTCCTCGTGCGCAAGGATCCTCGCAAATACGCCAGGGTCAAGGACCTCCTGACCATGAACGAGGAGCTCAAAAAGGCGCGCAAGGCCTTCGATGAGATCAAGTATGTGG GCACCGAGGGCAAACTCAAATGA
- the LOC119547528 gene encoding pyridine nucleotide-disulfide oxidoreductase domain-containing protein 1, translating to MSRECEFLVIGGGIAGVSCAESLAICRPTASILLLTESSIVKSVTNLVPVARYLHKFDVRERDVSEMGATIETLVDELEHISSREHWIRTIKGVVIKYRYLCLCTGGVPKLFCGQVLDPCVIGIRDTDSVLYLQRKLAAAKDVLILGNGGIASELAYELKDVNVHWVVKDAHISATFVDPGAAEFFQLARSELDAQDSSPVTAIKRMRYGEVLFKEQTDKHGAALGPDWHRSFVLSGAAGEADKRLPKIYYKSRIYSTLELPDEAGYEVQLEHEDGSKEQLTCDFIVSATGVRPNTYYTCFPRLNFSEDGGILVDEMMRTNLEDVYAAGDVCTANWPAAMHWFQMRLWTQARQMGSMAGRSMAAASEGETVYQDFCFELFGHVTKLFGYPVVLLGRFNGQDLGKDYEILVRCTRNKEYIKFVLQKGRLRGAILIGDTDLAETCENLILNGIDLEPYGDDILNPDIDIEDYFD from the coding sequence ATGTCGCGCGAGTGCGAGTTCCTGGTGATTGGTGGTGGCATCGCTGGCGTTAGCTGCGCCGAGTCCTTGGCCATCTGCCGACCCACTGCCTCCATTCTCCTGCTCACGGAATCCAGCATCGTGAAGAGTGTCACCAACTTGGTGCCGGTGGCTCGCTATCTGCACAAGTTCGATGTCCGGGAACGGGATGTCTCCGAAATGGGAGCCACTATCGAGACTCTTGTGGACGAATTGGAACACATCAGCAGCAGGGAGCACTGGATTCGCACCATAAAGGGTGTGGTGATCAAGTATCGCTATCTGTGCCTCTGCACTGGTGGAGTACCCAAATTATTCTGCGGCCAGGTACTCGATCCCTGTGTCATTGGCATTCGGGACACGGATTCTGTGCTGTATTTGCAGCGCAAGTTGGCGGCAGCCAAGGATGTGCTGATCCTGGGCAATGGCGGCATTGCCAGTGAGTTGGCCTACGAGCTGAAGGATGTTAATGTCCATTGGGTGGTGAAGGATGCCCACATCTCGGCCACCTTTGTGGACCCAGGAGCAGCGGAGTTCTTTCAGCTGGCCAGAAGCGAGTTGGATGCACAGGATTCCTCTCCGGTAACGGCTATCAAACGTATGCGATATGGTGAAGTGCTGTTCAAGGAGCAGACTGACAAGCACGGAGCTGCTTTGGGTCCGGATTGGCATCGCTCCTTCGTCTTGAGTGGGGCAGCAGGAGAAGCAGATAAACGCCTTCCGAAGATCTACTACAAATCTCGCATTTATTCGACACTGGAGCTTCCCGATGAAGCAGGATATGAAGTCCAGTTGGAACACGAGGATGGTAGTAAGGAGCAGCTGACCTGTGACTTCATTGTGTCCGCCACGGGAGTTAGGCCGAACACCTATTACACCTGCTTTCCCCGGCTGAACTTTTCTGAGGATGGTGGCATTCTCGTGGATGAAATGATGCGTACAAATCTGGAGGATGTCTATGCAGCCGGTGATGTCTGCACGGCCAACTGGCCAGCAGCGATGCACTGGTTCCAGATGCGCCTGTGGACGCAGGCCCGTCAAATGGGCTCGATGGCGGGCAGGAGCATGGCAGCCGCCAGTGAGGGTGAAACCGTGTATCAGGACTTCTGCTTCGAGCTCTTTGGCCATGTAACCAAGCTTTTTGGCTACCCAGTCGTCCTGCTGGGGCGATTTAATGGCCAGGACTTGGGCAAGGACTACGAAATCCTAGTGCGCTGCACTCGCAACAAAGAGTACATCAAGTTTGTGCTGCAAAAGGGCAGACTGCGCGGTGCTATCCTCATCGGCGACACCGACTTGGCTGAGACCTGCGAGAACCTCATCCTAAACGGCATCGATCTGGAGCCCTATGGCGATGATATACTTAATCCCGATATTGACATTGAAGACTATTTTGATTAG
- the LOC119548805 gene encoding PI-PLC X domain-containing protein 2 isoform X1, with amino-acid sequence MSKEHWMRDLPSELRDLSIINLAIPGSHNSMTYGIDSKSKLSPDAEKAIRRWHRFFPCFVRRWSKTQNTGTLEQLQLGVRYFDLRIAQRDDKFYYCHGLFAMEIFEPLLEIRQFVDSHPEELVILDLQHFYALTVAHHQQLHKDLIQFFGHRLYSTVDGSLKDCTLNRCAEMQRSLVIIYRRCPIPLPLRFWPSYTWPTPWPNKASVKKLQSFLEDSLLSRQPQQGYVSQCLITPTGRYIAFRLFFTLKSTAKRVDKKLQPWIQEQIPGPFEPKDDPTVNVFLADFVNLKDGQFCNWVVELNTKIQEGMAKNQEQHSS; translated from the exons ATGTCCAAGGAGCACTGGATGCGGGATCTGCCAAGTGAATTGCGCGACCTGTCCATCATCAATCTAGCCATTCCAG GTTCCCACAATTCAATGACATATGGCATAGATAGCAAGTCCAAACTATCGCCTGACGCGGAAAAGGCCATAAGGCGATGGCATCGCTTCTTTCCCTGCTTCGTGCGCCGTTGGAGCAAAACCCAGAACACCGGGACATTGGAACAACTGCAGTTGGGTGTGCGCTACTTTGACCTGAGGATAGCCCAGAGGGATGATAAGTTCTACTACTGTCATGGCCTCTTTGCAATGGAGATTTTCGAGCCACTATTGGAGATTCGACAGTTTGTGGACTCCCATCCTGAGGAGTTGGTCATTCTAGACCTGCAGCACTTTTACGCCCTGACAGTGGCTCATCACCAGCAGCTGCACAAGGATCTAATCCAGTTCTTTGGCCATCGTCTGTACTCCACCGTCGATGGTTCCCTCAAGGATTGTACTCTGAATCGATGTGCGGAAATGCAACGCAGCCTGGTGATCATCTATAGACGGTGTCCCATTCCCTTGCCATTAAGATTCTGGCCCAGCTATACTTGGCCCACACCATGGCCTAATAAAGCGAGTGTCAAGAAGCTGCAATCCTTTCTGGAAGACTCTCTACTGTCGCGACAACCCCAGCAAGGGTACGTCTCCCAGTGCCTCATCACGCCCACAGGCCGCTATATTGCTTTCCGGCTCTTCTTCACCCTGAAAAGTACAGCCAAGCGGGTGGACAAGAAGCTGCAGCCATGGATTCAGGAGCAGATTCCGGGCCCCTTCGAACCAAAAGATGATCCTACAGTGAATGTCTTCCTTGCCGATTTCGTCAACCTGAAAGACGGGCAGTTCTGCAATTGGGTAGTGGAGCTAAACACGAAGATACAGGAGGGAATGGCCAAGAATCAGGAACAGCATTCCTCTTGA
- the LOC119548805 gene encoding PI-PLC X domain-containing protein 2 isoform X2, with protein MTYGIDSKSKLSPDAEKAIRRWHRFFPCFVRRWSKTQNTGTLEQLQLGVRYFDLRIAQRDDKFYYCHGLFAMEIFEPLLEIRQFVDSHPEELVILDLQHFYALTVAHHQQLHKDLIQFFGHRLYSTVDGSLKDCTLNRCAEMQRSLVIIYRRCPIPLPLRFWPSYTWPTPWPNKASVKKLQSFLEDSLLSRQPQQGYVSQCLITPTGRYIAFRLFFTLKSTAKRVDKKLQPWIQEQIPGPFEPKDDPTVNVFLADFVNLKDGQFCNWVVELNTKIQEGMAKNQEQHSS; from the coding sequence ATGACATATGGCATAGATAGCAAGTCCAAACTATCGCCTGACGCGGAAAAGGCCATAAGGCGATGGCATCGCTTCTTTCCCTGCTTCGTGCGCCGTTGGAGCAAAACCCAGAACACCGGGACATTGGAACAACTGCAGTTGGGTGTGCGCTACTTTGACCTGAGGATAGCCCAGAGGGATGATAAGTTCTACTACTGTCATGGCCTCTTTGCAATGGAGATTTTCGAGCCACTATTGGAGATTCGACAGTTTGTGGACTCCCATCCTGAGGAGTTGGTCATTCTAGACCTGCAGCACTTTTACGCCCTGACAGTGGCTCATCACCAGCAGCTGCACAAGGATCTAATCCAGTTCTTTGGCCATCGTCTGTACTCCACCGTCGATGGTTCCCTCAAGGATTGTACTCTGAATCGATGTGCGGAAATGCAACGCAGCCTGGTGATCATCTATAGACGGTGTCCCATTCCCTTGCCATTAAGATTCTGGCCCAGCTATACTTGGCCCACACCATGGCCTAATAAAGCGAGTGTCAAGAAGCTGCAATCCTTTCTGGAAGACTCTCTACTGTCGCGACAACCCCAGCAAGGGTACGTCTCCCAGTGCCTCATCACGCCCACAGGCCGCTATATTGCTTTCCGGCTCTTCTTCACCCTGAAAAGTACAGCCAAGCGGGTGGACAAGAAGCTGCAGCCATGGATTCAGGAGCAGATTCCGGGCCCCTTCGAACCAAAAGATGATCCTACAGTGAATGTCTTCCTTGCCGATTTCGTCAACCTGAAAGACGGGCAGTTCTGCAATTGGGTAGTGGAGCTAAACACGAAGATACAGGAGGGAATGGCCAAGAATCAGGAACAGCATTCCTCTTGA